One segment of uncultured Jannaschia sp. DNA contains the following:
- a CDS encoding succinate dehydrogenase codes for MLNVRLYIAQRVTALLMAPFVLVHLGVMIYAIRGGVTAAEILGRTQGSVAWFLFYGGFVLAISIHAAIGLRVITHELAGWSGARLEALMWGAGAILLALGGWSVIAVTWP; via the coding sequence ATGCTCAACGTTAGGCTCTATATCGCGCAGCGGGTGACGGCGCTTTTGATGGCGCCCTTCGTGCTCGTCCATCTCGGGGTGATGATCTACGCGATCCGGGGCGGCGTAACCGCGGCGGAGATCCTCGGGCGGACACAGGGCTCCGTCGCGTGGTTCCTGTTTTACGGTGGGTTCGTCCTCGCCATCTCGATCCACGCGGCCATCGGCCTTCGTGTGATCACACATGAGCTGGCGGGGTGGTCCGGCGCCCGGCTCGAGGCACTGATGTGGGGCGCGGGCGCGATCCTTCTTGCCCTCGGTGGCTGGTCCGTGATCGCGGTGACCTGGCCATGA
- the sdhC gene encoding succinate dehydrogenase, cytochrome b556 subunit, which produces MRYRNHPLWWAYLVHRVSGLALALFLPVHFLVLAQALTAPERLDGFLALTDNPAVKLAEFALVFGLAVHMFGGLRLLALEWLPWTPRQKTLAAGATALSFLVSTTFLMQAI; this is translated from the coding sequence ATGAGGTATCGTAATCATCCGCTGTGGTGGGCCTATCTCGTGCATCGCGTCTCGGGGCTGGCGCTGGCGCTGTTCCTGCCCGTCCACTTCCTTGTGCTGGCGCAGGCCCTAACCGCGCCCGAACGGCTGGACGGGTTCCTCGCCCTGACCGACAATCCGGCAGTCAAGCTGGCCGAGTTCGCGCTGGTCTTCGGGCTTGCGGTCCACATGTTCGGCGGATTGCGGCTGCTGGCGCTCGAATGGCTGCCCTGGACCCCGCGACAGAAGACGCTGGCCGCGGGGGCGACGGCGCTCTCGTTCCTGGTCTCGACCACCTTCCTGATGCAGGCGATCTGA
- a CDS encoding FAD-binding protein produces MPEIDRHDTDILILGSGGAGMFAALHAQQSAPPGTKITMAVKGLIGKCGCTRMVQGGYNVALGPGDSVERHFMDTIEGGKWLPDQDMAWKLCEQAVVRVRELENEVGCFFDRNGDGSLHHKAFAGQTADRTVHKGDLTGIEIINRLMEQVLSRPIEKLQEHRAIGLIPTADGSTLAGVLMIDMRTGRFRLVRAKCVMMGTGGGPTMYKYHTPSGDKTMDGLAMALRAGLPLRDMEMVQFHPTGLLAGDHTKMTGTVLEEGLRGAGGQLISHSGQRFMYDYDRKGERATRDVVSRGIYAEMRKANDPEQVGVFISMAHLGPDNVRAKFAGMVKRCADSGFDLASGLVEVVPTAHYFMGGVVVDADTRTALQGLYVAGEDSGGAHGSNRLGGNGVANSTVYGGVAGDVMGRDVAAMSLRDPDPAMLDAEIARAMVPLGQRPGHIQSLRHALQEAMWEEVGVMRTAGGMRRGIDRVAELRAELAETGVDGANLAFNLTWHDWLNMASLTEISDVIARAGLARENSRGAHFREDFPEAGDLDESYFTVARKAGDAVDVTREPVQFTIVRPGETILPDGEPATLVAAAE; encoded by the coding sequence ATGCCCGAGATCGATCGACACGACACCGATATCCTCATCCTCGGCTCGGGCGGCGCGGGCATGTTCGCCGCGCTCCACGCCCAGCAGAGCGCGCCGCCGGGCACGAAGATCACCATGGCCGTGAAGGGCCTGATCGGAAAATGCGGCTGCACACGGATGGTGCAGGGCGGCTACAACGTGGCGCTCGGGCCGGGAGACAGCGTCGAGCGGCATTTCATGGATACGATCGAAGGCGGCAAATGGCTGCCCGATCAGGACATGGCTTGGAAGCTCTGCGAACAGGCGGTCGTCCGGGTTCGTGAGCTGGAGAACGAGGTCGGGTGCTTCTTCGACCGGAACGGCGACGGTTCGCTTCATCACAAGGCCTTCGCGGGCCAGACCGCCGACCGCACCGTCCACAAGGGCGACCTGACCGGCATCGAGATCATCAACCGGCTGATGGAACAGGTGCTGTCGCGGCCCATCGAGAAGCTGCAGGAGCATCGCGCCATCGGCCTGATTCCAACGGCGGATGGATCAACGCTGGCCGGCGTCTTGATGATCGACATGCGCACCGGGCGCTTTCGGCTGGTGCGGGCGAAATGCGTGATGATGGGCACCGGCGGCGGCCCGACCATGTACAAGTACCACACGCCTTCGGGCGACAAGACGATGGACGGGCTGGCGATGGCGCTGCGCGCGGGGCTGCCCCTGCGCGACATGGAGATGGTGCAGTTCCATCCCACGGGCCTGCTGGCGGGCGATCACACCAAGATGACGGGCACCGTGCTGGAAGAGGGGCTGCGCGGCGCGGGCGGCCAGCTCATCAGTCATTCGGGCCAGCGCTTCATGTATGACTACGATCGCAAGGGCGAACGCGCGACGCGCGACGTCGTCAGCCGGGGCATCTATGCCGAGATGCGCAAGGCCAACGACCCCGAGCAGGTCGGCGTCTTCATCTCGATGGCGCATCTCGGGCCGGACAACGTGCGCGCGAAGTTCGCGGGCATGGTCAAGCGCTGCGCCGATAGCGGGTTCGACCTCGCCAGCGGCCTCGTGGAGGTGGTGCCGACCGCGCATTACTTCATGGGTGGCGTCGTCGTGGATGCCGACACGCGCACCGCGCTTCAAGGTCTCTATGTCGCGGGCGAAGATTCCGGCGGCGCCCACGGATCGAACCGGCTGGGCGGCAACGGTGTCGCCAACTCCACCGTTTATGGCGGGGTGGCGGGCGACGTGATGGGGCGCGATGTGGCGGCGATGTCGCTGCGCGATCCGGACCCCGCGATGCTCGACGCCGAGATCGCGCGCGCGATGGTGCCGCTCGGACAGCGGCCCGGTCATATCCAGAGCCTGCGCCACGCATTGCAGGAGGCGATGTGGGAGGAGGTCGGCGTCATGCGCACCGCCGGTGGAATGCGGCGCGGCATCGACCGGGTGGCCGAGCTGCGCGCCGAGCTGGCGGAGACGGGTGTGGACGGCGCGAACCTCGCCTTCAACCTGACATGGCACGACTGGCTGAACATGGCGTCGCTGACCGAGATCTCGGACGTGATCGCGCGCGCGGGTCTGGCCCGCGAGAATTCGCGCGGTGCCCATTTCCGAGAGGATTTCCCCGAGGCGGGCGACCTGGACGAGAGCTACTTCACAGTCGCTCGGAAGGCGGGCGATGCCGTCGACGTGACGCGCGAGCCGGTACAGTTCACCATCGTGCGGCCGGGCGAGACAATCCTTCCCGATGGCGAACCGGCCACGCTGGTCGCGGCGGCGGAATGA
- a CDS encoding 2Fe-2S iron-sulfur cluster-binding protein, whose translation MDEGDATLDVRIWRGGPTGGGYEAHAVPARANQTVLDVVAWVQQNADPTLTYRYACRVGMCGSCAMMVNGVPRWTCRTHIDKVSGDGAVEIGPLRNLPVLKDLATDMDPFFDKWVAAEAVHHPSRSRDDDIVPIDPASAARVEANTGIECINCSICYAACDTVAGNADYLGPAALQRAWTLWNDAKDAGGDAILDAVSGAGGCHNCHSQGSCAVHCPNDLNPMKAIAGLKRETMRRALKGRNAQR comes from the coding sequence ATCGACGAGGGCGATGCGACGCTCGACGTGCGCATCTGGCGGGGTGGCCCCACGGGCGGCGGCTACGAGGCTCATGCCGTGCCCGCGCGCGCCAACCAGACCGTGCTCGATGTCGTGGCCTGGGTGCAGCAAAACGCCGATCCGACGCTGACCTACCGCTATGCCTGTCGCGTGGGGATGTGCGGATCCTGTGCCATGATGGTGAACGGGGTGCCGCGCTGGACCTGCCGGACCCATATCGACAAGGTTTCGGGCGACGGCGCGGTCGAGATCGGGCCGCTGCGGAACCTACCGGTGTTGAAGGACCTCGCGACCGATATGGATCCGTTCTTCGACAAATGGGTCGCCGCCGAAGCCGTCCATCACCCCAGCCGCAGCCGCGACGACGATATCGTCCCCATCGACCCGGCCAGTGCTGCGCGGGTCGAGGCGAATACCGGGATCGAATGCATAAACTGCTCGATCTGCTACGCGGCCTGCGACACGGTTGCGGGCAATGCGGATTACCTGGGGCCTGCGGCGCTGCAGAGGGCGTGGACGCTCTGGAACGACGCCAAGGACGCAGGCGGAGACGCGATCCTCGACGCGGTGTCGGGCGCGGGCGGCTGCCACAACTGCCACAGCCAAGGGTCCTGCGCGGTGCATTGCCCGAACGACCTGAACCCGATGAAGGCCATCGCGGGGCTCAAGCGGGAGACGATGAGACGCGCGTTAAAAGGACGAAATGCTCAACGTTAG
- a CDS encoding ABC transporter permease → MDDLTAGLLRAVQLVLTLDPELIEITLRSLQVTLTALAIGCVIAMPLGAWLAVRRFRARRLVIAVMNALIGLPPVVVGLVVYLMLSRSGPFGVLDLLFTPTAMIIAQVVIITPLVASIAHQAMRDLWADYHDLLISLNATRAQRVGAILRDGRRALLTAALAGFGRAIGEVGAIMIVGGNIDGMTRVLTTAIALETGRGDFALALALGIVLIVLSLAVSGLSHWALRTEARGRW, encoded by the coding sequence ATGGACGATCTGACCGCCGGATTGCTTCGGGCCGTGCAGCTGGTGCTGACGCTGGATCCGGAACTGATCGAGATCACGCTGCGCTCGCTGCAGGTGACGCTGACCGCGCTCGCCATCGGATGCGTGATCGCGATGCCGCTGGGCGCGTGGCTGGCGGTGCGGCGGTTCCGCGCGCGGCGCCTGGTGATCGCGGTGATGAACGCGCTGATCGGGTTGCCGCCCGTGGTCGTCGGCCTCGTGGTGTACCTGATGCTGTCGCGGTCGGGGCCGTTCGGGGTGCTCGACCTGCTGTTTACGCCGACGGCCATGATTATCGCGCAGGTCGTCATCATCACGCCGCTGGTCGCCAGCATCGCGCATCAGGCGATGCGCGATCTCTGGGCCGATTACCACGACCTCCTGATCTCGCTTAACGCGACGCGGGCGCAGCGGGTCGGGGCGATCCTGCGTGACGGACGCCGCGCGCTGCTGACGGCGGCGCTGGCGGGCTTCGGGCGGGCCATCGGCGAGGTCGGGGCGATCATGATCGTCGGCGGCAATATCGACGGGATGACCCGCGTTCTGACGACGGCGATCGCGCTCGAGACCGGGCGCGGCGATTTCGCCTTGGCGCTGGCGCTGGGGATTGTCCTGATCGTGCTGTCGCTGGCGGTCTCGGGGCTGAGCCATTGGGCGCTCCGGACCGAAGCGCGGGGCCGGTGGTGA
- a CDS encoding ATP-binding cassette domain-containing protein: MVSVLPLTLRAASGRRRGQTVVGPVDLTIGAGGITCVIGPNGSGKTALLRLMHGLDRARGDIDWAVPTVQARGAQAYVFQQPTVLRRSVAANLAYPLRLRGVGRAEATDRARAQAARFDLEALLDQSAPSLSGGEAQRLALARALIAAPEIVFADEPCAALDGRATRAIETRLTEAAASGTTLVVATHDMGQARRIADRVIFLLHGRIHEDATADAFFAAPATPEARAFLRGDIVE; the protein is encoded by the coding sequence GTGGTGAGCGTCCTGCCCCTGACACTCCGCGCGGCGTCGGGCCGTCGGCGCGGCCAGACCGTGGTGGGGCCCGTCGACCTGACGATCGGGGCCGGCGGGATCACCTGCGTCATCGGGCCGAACGGGTCGGGCAAGACCGCGCTCCTGCGGCTGATGCACGGGCTCGACCGGGCGCGGGGCGATATCGACTGGGCCGTGCCGACGGTGCAGGCGCGCGGCGCGCAGGCCTACGTGTTCCAGCAGCCGACGGTCCTGCGCCGCAGCGTGGCGGCGAACCTCGCCTACCCGCTGCGCCTGCGTGGCGTCGGCCGTGCCGAAGCGACGGATCGCGCGCGCGCGCAGGCGGCCCGCTTCGATCTCGAGGCGCTTCTCGACCAATCCGCGCCGTCGCTGTCGGGCGGCGAGGCGCAGCGTCTGGCCTTGGCCCGGGCCCTGATCGCCGCCCCCGAGATCGTCTTTGCCGACGAGCCCTGCGCCGCCCTCGACGGACGCGCCACCCGCGCCATCGAAACGCGCCTGACCGAGGCGGCCGCGTCGGGTACCACGCTGGTCGTCGCCACCCACGACATGGGACAGGCGCGGCGCATCGCGGACCGGGTGATCTTTCTGCTCCATGGCCGCATCCACGAGGATGCGACGGCCGACGCCTTCTTCGCCGCGCCGGCCACGCCCGAGGCGCGGGCCTTTCTGCGCGGGGATATCGTCGAATGA
- a CDS encoding FAD-binding oxidoreductase, which translates to MTGGAILVVGGGVLGWAIAGELARAGRTVRVVAPEGDARTASVGSLAWLNASTATDPGYVRLRRAALAGWRDWAEAGAPVRFGGSLFWGSDASDTMAARLGALGCPVARLDRAGIAAVAPGLRHPPETGLFVSDEGCADPALILPWLRTRAEAAGAMHLRGQAAALGPGALRLDDGTTLDADHIVMAAGEGASALLATAGLDLRVAGKPGLLIRTTPGRPVSDAVFATPSYDFWQRDDGAFLIASSSATGTGDADDMIAAEATAHISKLFGQTDLRVAERIARTRPIPADGLPLLGRWPGRDDLSVAVTHSGLTLAPIVAACIAAPLIGRDMPHDIAHLRPDRALQGA; encoded by the coding sequence ATGACCGGCGGCGCGATCCTCGTCGTGGGCGGCGGCGTCCTCGGATGGGCCATCGCGGGCGAGCTGGCGCGTGCGGGACGGACGGTCCGTGTCGTGGCACCCGAGGGGGACGCGCGAACCGCCTCGGTCGGATCGCTCGCATGGCTCAACGCCTCGACCGCCACCGATCCGGGCTATGTGCGATTGCGCCGTGCGGCCCTGGCCGGGTGGCGCGACTGGGCCGAGGCAGGGGCGCCGGTGCGCTTCGGCGGATCGCTTTTCTGGGGGTCGGACGCGAGTGACACGATGGCGGCCCGACTGGGCGCGCTCGGTTGCCCCGTCGCCCGGCTGGACCGGGCGGGTATCGCCGCCGTGGCGCCGGGCCTGCGCCATCCGCCCGAGACCGGTCTCTTCGTCTCCGACGAGGGCTGTGCCGATCCGGCGCTGATCCTGCCTTGGCTGCGCACACGCGCCGAAGCGGCGGGTGCCATGCATCTGCGCGGCCAGGCCGCCGCCCTCGGACCAGGCGCCCTTCGTCTTGACGACGGAACGACGCTTGACGCCGACCATATCGTCATGGCGGCAGGCGAGGGCGCGTCGGCCCTTCTGGCAACGGCGGGGCTCGATCTCCGGGTCGCGGGCAAGCCCGGCCTCCTGATCCGCACGACCCCCGGTCGCCCCGTCTCGGACGCGGTCTTCGCGACGCCGTCCTACGACTTCTGGCAGCGCGACGACGGGGCGTTTCTGATCGCATCCAGCTCGGCCACCGGGACCGGTGATGCCGACGACATGATCGCCGCCGAGGCCACGGCCCATATCTCGAAACTGTTCGGCCAAACCGACCTGCGCGTGGCCGAGCGCATCGCCCGCACCCGACCGATCCCCGCCGACGGCCTGCCGCTTCTGGGGCGGTGGCCGGGCCGCGACGACCTGTCGGTCGCGGTCACCCATTCCGGCCTGACCCTCGCCCCCATCGTCGCCGCCTGCATCGCCGCCCCGCTGATCGGGCGCGACATGCCCCATGACATCGCCCACCTGCGCCCCGATCGCGCCCTGCAAGGAGCCTGA
- a CDS encoding amidohydrolase, which produces MPVRNRFADLLPELTAFRHDLHMHPELQYDVERTAGRVVEGLRAAGVDAIHEGIGRTGVVALIHGRGRSAEDPGRVIGLRADMDALPIAEATGAAHASTIPGKMHACGHDGHTTMLLGAAKHLAETRAFDGTVALIFQPAEEGGAGAEAMVRDGLIERFGITEIYGMHNSPLVPVGQFAIRPGPFYAAVDSFRIDVRGKGGHAARPNNTVDTTLAASAIVLAVQSVVSRNTDPQQPLVISVTAFRTDSEAFNVIPDAATLRGTIRSFDEATREKALADLRRVIDSTAAAYGATAAFHFEEEPYPVMENHAPETDHAGNAARAVAGAVNMEAPRTTGGEDFAYMLRACPGAYIQIGNGPSAGLHHPEYDFNDEIIPIGCSYWVELTEQRLPVS; this is translated from the coding sequence ATGCCCGTCCGAAACCGATTCGCCGATCTCCTGCCCGAACTCACCGCGTTCCGGCACGACCTGCACATGCATCCCGAGCTGCAATACGATGTCGAACGCACGGCCGGGCGCGTGGTCGAGGGGCTGCGCGCCGCCGGGGTCGATGCGATCCACGAGGGGATCGGTCGCACGGGGGTCGTCGCGCTGATCCACGGGCGCGGACGATCGGCCGAAGATCCGGGCCGTGTCATCGGACTGCGCGCCGATATGGATGCGCTCCCCATCGCCGAGGCGACGGGGGCCGCCCATGCCAGCACCATTCCCGGGAAGATGCATGCCTGCGGCCATGACGGCCATACGACCATGCTGCTGGGTGCGGCGAAGCACCTGGCCGAGACGAGGGCCTTCGACGGGACCGTGGCGCTGATCTTCCAGCCCGCCGAGGAGGGCGGCGCCGGGGCCGAGGCGATGGTGCGGGACGGCCTGATCGAGCGGTTCGGCATCACCGAGATCTACGGCATGCACAATTCGCCGCTGGTGCCCGTGGGTCAGTTCGCGATCCGGCCCGGTCCCTTCTATGCCGCGGTCGACAGCTTCCGGATCGACGTGCGCGGCAAGGGCGGCCACGCGGCCCGGCCCAACAACACCGTCGACACGACCCTCGCCGCCTCGGCCATCGTGCTGGCGGTGCAATCGGTCGTCAGCCGCAACACCGACCCGCAGCAGCCGCTGGTGATCTCGGTCACGGCGTTCCGCACCGACAGCGAGGCGTTCAACGTCATTCCCGACGCCGCCACGCTGCGCGGCACGATCCGCAGCTTCGACGAGGCGACCCGCGAGAAGGCGCTCGCCGATTTGCGCCGCGTGATCGATTCGACCGCCGCGGCCTATGGCGCCACCGCCGCCTTCCATTTCGAGGAGGAGCCCTATCCCGTGATGGAGAACCATGCGCCCGAGACGGACCACGCGGGGAACGCGGCGCGCGCCGTCGCGGGCGCCGTGAACATGGAGGCGCCGCGCACCACCGGCGGCGAGGATTTCGCCTACATGCTGCGCGCCTGCCCCGGGGCCTATATCCAGATCGGCAACGGTCCCTCGGCGGGGCTCCATCATCCGGAATACGATTTCAACGACGAGATCATCCCGATCGGCTGCTCCTACTGGGTCGAGTTGACGGAACAGCGTCTTCCCGTTTCGTAA
- a CDS encoding substrate-binding domain-containing protein — protein sequence MIRVLLALLSLTQPLQAEPLRLAVTTSFNNSGLADHLLPAIRDETGLEVALLVVGTGQALRLGAAGDVDAVLVHDAAAEEAFVAAGHATHRREIMYNDFVLLGPVDDPAGLGAATSAVEAFAAIANGRVPFVSRGDDSGTHKAELRLWDAAGIDPDGPWYRPVGAGMGAALNTATAMQAYILSDRASWLNFGNREGMALLFEGDPALFNQYAFLPVNPVRHPHVDAAGAARLEDWLVSDRARTLIDGHRIAGAATFTWNATR from the coding sequence ATGATCCGGGTTCTTCTCGCGCTTCTATCGCTCACCCAGCCTCTCCAGGCCGAGCCGCTGCGGCTGGCCGTGACGACCTCGTTCAACAATTCCGGTTTGGCCGACCACCTGCTGCCCGCGATCCGGGACGAGACAGGGCTCGAGGTGGCACTCTTGGTGGTCGGAACGGGACAGGCGCTGCGGTTGGGGGCGGCTGGGGATGTCGATGCGGTTCTGGTTCACGATGCCGCCGCCGAGGAGGCCTTCGTCGCCGCCGGACACGCCACCCATCGGCGCGAGATCATGTATAACGATTTCGTCCTGCTGGGCCCCGTGGACGATCCGGCGGGCCTGGGTGCCGCGACCAGCGCCGTGGAGGCCTTCGCCGCCATTGCCAACGGCCGCGTCCCCTTCGTCAGCCGCGGCGACGACAGCGGCACCCACAAGGCCGAGCTTCGGCTCTGGGACGCAGCGGGGATCGACCCGGACGGGCCGTGGTATCGCCCCGTCGGCGCGGGCATGGGGGCCGCGCTCAACACCGCGACGGCGATGCAGGCGTATATCCTGTCGGATCGGGCAAGCTGGCTGAACTTCGGCAATCGCGAGGGGATGGCGCTCCTGTTCGAGGGCGATCCCGCGCTCTTCAACCAATACGCCTTCTTGCCGGTGAACCCCGTGCGCCATCCCCATGTCGACGCGGCAGGGGCGGCACGGCTCGAGGACTGGCTTGTCTCCGACCGCGCGCGCACGCTGATCGACGGCCACCGGATCGCGGGCGCGGCCACGTTCACGTGGAATGCCACGCGCTAA